In the Sebaldella sp. S0638 genome, one interval contains:
- a CDS encoding outer membrane beta-barrel protein, which produces MRKFLLVAGLLASAALYAEGNKVEVRAGFDLGSTFQHNYYDVSEDAKFSYELAVEYRKELPYNFELGAGLAYQDHGKLKSQSNYRGSYSYTTEGDLYDSIPLYVTGRYNFKNSTEITPYIKANVGYSFNMNDGTMKLKYNDGTQVDLDVEAKNGFYYGLGAGVTYKGFVADLSYQANFSDVDFKSNGTTVESSKADFSRVTLGLGYTFGF; this is translated from the coding sequence ATGAGAAAATTTTTACTAGTAGCTGGACTATTAGCAAGTGCTGCATTATATGCAGAAGGAAACAAAGTAGAGGTAAGAGCAGGGTTTGATCTTGGTTCGACATTCCAGCATAACTATTATGATGTAAGTGAAGATGCAAAATTTTCATATGAATTGGCAGTTGAATACAGAAAGGAATTACCTTATAATTTTGAATTAGGTGCTGGTTTAGCTTATCAGGATCACGGGAAATTAAAGTCACAATCTAATTATAGAGGATCATACAGCTATACAACAGAGGGTGATCTATATGATTCAATACCTTTATATGTTACTGGAAGATATAATTTCAAAAATTCTACAGAAATAACACCTTATATCAAGGCAAATGTGGGATATTCATTTAATATGAATGATGGAACAATGAAATTAAAGTATAACGACGGTACTCAAGTAGACTTAGATGTAGAAGCTAAAAATGGATTTTACTATGGTTTAGGTGCTGGAGTAACATACAAAGGTTTTGTAGCTGATTTATCATATCAGGCGAATTTTTCAGATGTTGATTTTAAAAGCAATGGAACAACTGTAGAATCTTCAAAAGCTGATTTCAGCAGAGTAACATTAGGACTAGGTTATACATTCGGGTTTTAA
- the crr gene encoding PTS glucose transporter subunit IIA — MGLFNLFKGKDDKKDFDGKIFAPLNGKIVPVEEVPDAVFAEKMVGDGIAIEPSGGDLILAPIDGKVEKIFDTNHAFSIVTDSGIELFVHFGIDTVQLEGKGFERLVEEGKTVKRGTPIIKYDYEFLKANAKTVITPVIISNIDEFAGLEKSSGDAIAGETKVLEVKFK; from the coding sequence ATGGGATTATTTAATCTGTTCAAAGGAAAAGACGATAAAAAAGATTTTGATGGGAAGATATTCGCCCCATTAAACGGGAAAATAGTACCTGTGGAGGAAGTACCCGATGCAGTTTTTGCTGAAAAAATGGTTGGAGACGGGATAGCAATTGAACCAAGCGGCGGAGACCTTATTTTAGCCCCTATAGATGGTAAAGTGGAAAAAATATTTGATACTAACCATGCTTTTAGTATAGTAACAGATTCAGGAATAGAATTATTTGTTCACTTTGGGATTGACACAGTCCAGCTTGAAGGAAAAGGATTCGAAAGACTGGTAGAAGAAGGAAAAACAGTAAAAAGAGGAACACCTATAATTAAATATGATTATGAATTTTTAAAAGCAAATGCAAAAACAGTGATTACACCTGTGATAATTTCAAATATAGATGAGTTCGCAGGACTTGAAAAATCTTCTGGAGATGCAATAGCCGGAGAAACAAAAGTATTAGAAGTAAAATTTAAATAA
- the pepF gene encoding oligoendopeptidase F: protein MAKTYETRDEIAQEYKWNLSDIYKSWDLWQKDYTKAEGMLNELTEYKGKLEDKEKFLEFLKKQEDLDKLSYKLYRYPQLLRDVNAYDKDATENLQKVQFLFSKVTTDLSWVNSETISIGEDKVLGWTKEESFSDFRFGLENLFRLEKHILPENENRLLSYYSQFMSAPRSIYTELSVSDVKWPVVELSTGEKIESTYGNYSRVLSQNKNQEDRKKIFDAHYGTFKEKENTYAAIYNSILQKDIARKNAYKYDSFLDSFLEGDNIPKEVYLNLIKTAREESAPLKRYAKLRKKLLNLKEYHTYDGSVNLIDFNKEYDYETAKGLVVKSVAPLGGEYQNKLKEAVGHGWLDVFETKGKRSGAYSAGVYGVHPYMLLNYNETLDSVFTLGHELGHTLHTLYSAENQPFATHDYTIFVAEVASTFNERLLLDSMLKDTEDPKERIALLEQAIKNITGTFYFQALLADYEYQAHQLADEGKPITPDALDGIMKQLFKDYYGNEMAEDELLYSVWARIPHFYNSPFYVYQYATCFASSAILYDKIINEKNPKKKEEARQKYMELLSSGGNDFPMEQLKKAGVDLEKKETIKAVSKQLNVLLDKLEIEIKNLEKSN from the coding sequence ATGGCAAAAACATATGAAACAAGAGACGAAATAGCGCAGGAATATAAATGGAACCTGTCAGATATCTATAAAAGCTGGGATTTATGGCAGAAAGATTATACAAAAGCAGAAGGAATGCTGAATGAGTTAACGGAATACAAAGGAAAGCTTGAGGATAAGGAGAAATTTCTGGAATTTCTGAAAAAACAGGAAGATCTGGATAAACTGTCATATAAGCTCTACAGATACCCGCAGTTACTGAGAGATGTCAATGCATATGATAAAGATGCCACGGAAAATCTTCAGAAAGTACAGTTTTTATTTTCAAAGGTAACTACTGATCTTTCATGGGTTAATTCAGAAACTATTTCAATAGGTGAAGACAAAGTACTGGGCTGGACAAAAGAAGAGTCTTTTTCTGATTTCAGATTTGGTCTGGAAAATTTATTCAGACTTGAAAAGCACATTCTTCCCGAAAATGAAAACCGGCTTTTATCATACTATTCACAGTTTATGTCAGCGCCAAGAAGTATTTATACTGAATTATCAGTGTCTGATGTAAAATGGCCTGTGGTAGAATTATCTACAGGTGAAAAAATAGAGTCAACATATGGAAATTACAGCAGAGTGCTAAGCCAGAATAAGAATCAGGAAGACAGAAAAAAGATATTTGACGCCCATTACGGGACATTTAAGGAAAAAGAAAATACATATGCGGCAATATATAATTCAATACTTCAGAAAGATATAGCCAGAAAAAATGCATATAAATATGATTCTTTTCTGGATAGTTTTCTTGAAGGGGATAATATACCAAAAGAGGTTTATCTTAACCTTATAAAAACAGCAAGGGAAGAGTCGGCCCCTCTTAAGAGATACGCAAAATTAAGAAAAAAATTATTAAATCTGAAAGAATATCACACATATGACGGAAGCGTTAATTTAATAGATTTTAATAAAGAATATGACTATGAAACAGCAAAAGGACTTGTAGTGAAGTCAGTTGCTCCTCTTGGCGGGGAATATCAGAATAAGCTGAAAGAGGCAGTGGGACATGGATGGCTTGATGTTTTTGAAACAAAGGGTAAAAGATCAGGAGCATATTCAGCCGGAGTATACGGAGTTCATCCTTATATGCTTCTTAACTATAATGAGACACTTGACAGTGTGTTTACACTGGGACATGAACTGGGACATACGCTTCATACACTTTATTCTGCCGAGAATCAGCCGTTTGCAACACATGACTATACTATTTTTGTGGCGGAAGTAGCCTCTACATTTAATGAACGTCTTCTTTTAGACTCAATGCTGAAAGATACCGAAGATCCTAAAGAGAGAATAGCTCTTTTGGAACAGGCAATAAAGAATATTACAGGAACATTCTATTTTCAGGCTCTGCTTGCTGATTACGAGTATCAGGCACACCAGCTGGCAGATGAAGGAAAACCGATAACTCCCGATGCATTAGACGGAATTATGAAACAGCTGTTTAAGGATTATTACGGTAATGAAATGGCGGAAGACGAGCTTTTATATTCAGTATGGGCAAGAATACCACATTTTTATAACTCTCCGTTTTATGTTTATCAGTATGCAACATGTTTTGCATCTTCTGCGATACTTTATGATAAGATAATAAATGAAAAAAATCCTAAGAAAAAAGAAGAAGCCAGACAAAAATATATGGAACTTTTAAGTTCGGGGGGGAATGACTTCCCGATGGAACAGCTGAAAAAGGCAGGAGTGGATCTTGAGAAAAAGGAAACAATAAAAGCGGTCAGCAAACAACTTAATGTCTTGTTGGATAAACTTGAAATAGAGATAAAAAACCTTGAAAAGTCTAATTGA